A stretch of Arachis hypogaea cultivar Tifrunner chromosome 15, arahy.Tifrunner.gnm2.J5K5, whole genome shotgun sequence DNA encodes these proteins:
- the LOC112751788 gene encoding pentatricopeptide repeat-containing protein At3g60050 isoform X1, producing the protein MNSLVLLGHRMVHKFSHCVNICRNLCNQPFHCDDDEVRSGFELVEEPLKKMCATSCDTVDFDPNEDNASLDRKHFLHRNGSIENVGMDAEKILEVLGQDSPELDFRRALDGLRVRPSAFLVREVLYGMLKGINCENKGRCAKLAYKFFLWCGQQEGYWHTANSYHLVLQIFAECDEFQAMWRLVDEMIEKGFPATARTFHILICTCGEAGFARKLVMKFIKSKSFNYRPFRHSYNAILHCLLVLNQYRLIEWVYRQMLLDGFSSDVLTYNIVMLAKYRLGKFNHFNRLLYEMGRNGHSPDFHTYNILLHVLGKGDKPLAALNLLNSMKETGIEPTVLHFTTLIDGLSRAGNLEACKYYFDEMIKNGCMPDVVAYTVMITGYVVAGDLERAQEMFNEMISRGQIPNVFTYNSMIRGLCMARKFDEACSMLQEMEAKGCSPNFIVYTTLVSNLRNAGKLALAHKVIRQMMEKGKYTHLISSIKVKRRKK; encoded by the coding sequence ATGAATTCTTTAGTCCTTTTAGGTCATAGGATGGTTCACAAGTTTTCACATTGTGTGAACATTTGTAGGAATTTATGCAATCAACCTTTTCACTGCGATGATGATGAGGTTCGGAGTGGTTTTGAATTGGTtgaggagcctttgaagaaaatgtGTGCTACCTCTTGTGACACTGTTGATTTTGATCCGAATGAGGATAATGCTAGCTTAGACAGGAAGCATTTTTTGCATAGGAATGGGTCCATAGAAAATGTGGGAATGGATGCTGAGAAAATTCTCGAGGTTCTTGGACAGGATAGTCCCGAGTTAGATTTTAGACGGGCTTTGGATGGATTGCGTGTTAGGCCATCAGCTTTTCTCGTGAGGGAGGTTCTGTATGGGATGTTGAAAGGCATAAACTGTGAAAACAAGGGGAGATGCGCTAAACTGGCATACAAATTTTTTCTGTGGTGTGGGCAGCAGGAGGGTTACTGGCACACTGCAAATTCCTATCACTTGGTTCTGCAGATATTTGCCGAGTGTGATGAGTTTCAAGCAATGTGGAGGCTTGTTGATGAGATGATTGAGAAAGGATTTCCAGCTACTGCTCGCACTTTCCACATTTTGATCTGCACTTGTGGTGAGGCAGGGTTTGCTAGGAAGTTGGTGATGAAGTTCATTAAGTCAAAATCATTTAACTACCGGCCCTTTAGGCACTCCTACAATGCAATTCTCCACTGTCTTCTTGTTTTAAACCAGTACCGTTTGATTGAGTGGGTTTATAGGCAGATGTTGCTTGATGGTTTTTCCTCTGATGTTTTGACTTACAACATTGTTATGTTAGCAAAGTATCGACTTGGAAAATTCAATCACTTTAACAGGTTGCTTTATGAGATGGGTAGAAATGGTCATTCTCCTGATTTTCATACTTACAACATTCTTCTTCATGTTCTTGGTAAAGGAGATAAACCTCTTGCAGCTCTTAATCttctaaatagcatgaaagaaactGGTATAGAGCCAACTGTTCTTCATTTCACCACAttaattgatggactaagcagaGCTGGAAATCTAGAGGCTTGCAAATATTATTTTGACGAAATGATAAAAAATGGGTGTATGCCAGATGTGGTGGCATACACTGTAATGATCACAGGATATGTGGTGGCTGGTGATCTTGAAAGAGCTCAGGAAATGTTCAATGAGATGATTTCTAGAGGACAAATCCCAAATGTATTTACATACAATTCCATGATTCGCGGATTATGTATGGCCAGAAAGTTTGATGAAGCATGCTCAATGCTACAGGAAATGGAGGCCAAAGGTTGTAGTCCAAATTTTATTGTCTATACTACACTAGTGAGTAATTTACGGAATGCTGGAAAGCTTGCTTTAGCACATAAAGTGATAAGGCAGATGATGGAGAAGGGGAAGTATACCCACCTTATTTCAAGCATCAAGGTGAAAAGGCGCAAGAAATAG
- the LOC112751788 gene encoding pentatricopeptide repeat-containing protein At3g60050 isoform X2 translates to MCATSCDTVDFDPNEDNASLDRKHFLHRNGSIENVGMDAEKILEVLGQDSPELDFRRALDGLRVRPSAFLVREVLYGMLKGINCENKGRCAKLAYKFFLWCGQQEGYWHTANSYHLVLQIFAECDEFQAMWRLVDEMIEKGFPATARTFHILICTCGEAGFARKLVMKFIKSKSFNYRPFRHSYNAILHCLLVLNQYRLIEWVYRQMLLDGFSSDVLTYNIVMLAKYRLGKFNHFNRLLYEMGRNGHSPDFHTYNILLHVLGKGDKPLAALNLLNSMKETGIEPTVLHFTTLIDGLSRAGNLEACKYYFDEMIKNGCMPDVVAYTVMITGYVVAGDLERAQEMFNEMISRGQIPNVFTYNSMIRGLCMARKFDEACSMLQEMEAKGCSPNFIVYTTLVSNLRNAGKLALAHKVIRQMMEKGKYTHLISSIKVKRRKK, encoded by the coding sequence atgtGTGCTACCTCTTGTGACACTGTTGATTTTGATCCGAATGAGGATAATGCTAGCTTAGACAGGAAGCATTTTTTGCATAGGAATGGGTCCATAGAAAATGTGGGAATGGATGCTGAGAAAATTCTCGAGGTTCTTGGACAGGATAGTCCCGAGTTAGATTTTAGACGGGCTTTGGATGGATTGCGTGTTAGGCCATCAGCTTTTCTCGTGAGGGAGGTTCTGTATGGGATGTTGAAAGGCATAAACTGTGAAAACAAGGGGAGATGCGCTAAACTGGCATACAAATTTTTTCTGTGGTGTGGGCAGCAGGAGGGTTACTGGCACACTGCAAATTCCTATCACTTGGTTCTGCAGATATTTGCCGAGTGTGATGAGTTTCAAGCAATGTGGAGGCTTGTTGATGAGATGATTGAGAAAGGATTTCCAGCTACTGCTCGCACTTTCCACATTTTGATCTGCACTTGTGGTGAGGCAGGGTTTGCTAGGAAGTTGGTGATGAAGTTCATTAAGTCAAAATCATTTAACTACCGGCCCTTTAGGCACTCCTACAATGCAATTCTCCACTGTCTTCTTGTTTTAAACCAGTACCGTTTGATTGAGTGGGTTTATAGGCAGATGTTGCTTGATGGTTTTTCCTCTGATGTTTTGACTTACAACATTGTTATGTTAGCAAAGTATCGACTTGGAAAATTCAATCACTTTAACAGGTTGCTTTATGAGATGGGTAGAAATGGTCATTCTCCTGATTTTCATACTTACAACATTCTTCTTCATGTTCTTGGTAAAGGAGATAAACCTCTTGCAGCTCTTAATCttctaaatagcatgaaagaaactGGTATAGAGCCAACTGTTCTTCATTTCACCACAttaattgatggactaagcagaGCTGGAAATCTAGAGGCTTGCAAATATTATTTTGACGAAATGATAAAAAATGGGTGTATGCCAGATGTGGTGGCATACACTGTAATGATCACAGGATATGTGGTGGCTGGTGATCTTGAAAGAGCTCAGGAAATGTTCAATGAGATGATTTCTAGAGGACAAATCCCAAATGTATTTACATACAATTCCATGATTCGCGGATTATGTATGGCCAGAAAGTTTGATGAAGCATGCTCAATGCTACAGGAAATGGAGGCCAAAGGTTGTAGTCCAAATTTTATTGTCTATACTACACTAGTGAGTAATTTACGGAATGCTGGAAAGCTTGCTTTAGCACATAAAGTGATAAGGCAGATGATGGAGAAGGGGAAGTATACCCACCTTATTTCAAGCATCAAGGTGAAAAGGCGCAAGAAATAG